The genomic DNA AATCGGCGAAAGGCGTACCATAGCAGCTCATAGTTGAGCAGCGAGAAGAGGTTATTAAACACCTCTTCTGGGTGCGTCTCCGCTCTGTGGGTGATGCGATCCAAGCGGTCCAGCACCGAAGTCTCACCACTGAGTGTGGGCGGTGGGGCGTCTTGGTCGCGAAAAATCCTGACCGCCTTCCCTACACCGGTATTACCCGGCTTCTCGCTACCCAATTGGACTTTGGGCGACTGCGGTACTATGCGGCCATCCGAATCCCTGAGAGTCATTTGCCTTCGTCGCTTATTCCACTTCTCGGGCATACTCGGTTCGTTGTGATTGGAAGTCATAATCGAATCAAGAACTTCAGGGCCTCACTGGTTGCCTGGCTGACGTGTTGTATAGCGCGAATGGGGCGCCGACTCCGGGTCTCCGTTTGCAACTCGCCATTGACGTTACAAACGGTGTTGCCTTGGGGCGTGAACAAACCTTGGGCAGAATCCAACAGTTACCAAATTTCGGAGCTAATCCCGTTCACGGTCGCAGGGCCACCTGCGATCCATTCATCCTCACTACCTCTCTGTGTACGCTTCAAGCTACGATTTCGAAGTCAAGCTTCTTATACGCAGCCTGCAACACTCAATACTGGGCGTGTGGCTAGCACTTACCCAGGCGGGATTCGCACCCGCTCGTCAATCAGACCTTGCCAGTCCGCACGTTCACGGCTTGGTTATCCCTTCGCGTCGGATGCTTTGAGGGACCGAAGGCGTTCCAGTAGTGATGAGTATTGATACAACCCTTTGATAATCTCCTTCGTGAACTCAAACGCGACTGCAAGTTCCTGTTCGGAAATTTCTGCGAATGTCCGTGCTTCGATGTGTGCGGCATCATTCCCGAGCAACCGAAGTTCGTCCATTGCATCAATAAGCTCGCGGGGCAGAACAATTTTGGATTCAAGATCTTTGATTCGAGCCTTCAGATTATTGCCAGTTGCTCCACGATCATCACAAATCTTCTCAAGTGTACGTCGCAACATTATCGCGGCAGCAATGAAAGCGTGGGCGGAGTGACAGTCTATCGCCTCCTCTAACGACTCCTTTACGGAAGCGGGAACGTTTTCGGAATCAAATGTTAGGCGAACCGGTGGATAGGTGGCGACAGCATTGCGTTTGTCGAATACGACAAAAACGTGACCGCGGCAGGATGAGCTTGGGCACCGACGTTGACCGCAAGAATACTCGTTGTTGATTTTAAGATCTTTGCCAAGTTCGTCGAACGTACCAGTGTTGCCACACTGGGGGCAGACCAAGGTCGGCTTCCCGGCAGAGGTTTCTTGCGAGAGGGTAGCTTTGATCTTCAAGATGTTCTGTCTTCAATGGGATAACGTTTGGGATCAGCGGGCGGCGGAAATCGACATTGATCTCACCAAGAAACTCGCCTCCGCCGCTCCGTTGAATCCCATGGTTCGTCGCAGCGCAGACTTGAAAATTACTCACCAGGAGTACTAATGTCGCGAGTACCATAGTAGACGAAGGGGCGCTCCTTAGCAGTGACTTTGTTCGTCCTTCTCGCACCAGTTGCTCTCGCGCCGATAGCTTCGACGCGAATTTCACGTTTACCGTAGTAATTGAACTTTTCAGCGCCACCGCGTCGATCGCTTAACGCCACAGTTGGTTTTGCCCCCCCACTTTCGATACGAATTTCGCGTTTTCCGTGGTAGACAACTGCAGGGTCTTCGTTGGCCGAAACATTGGCTGGCAGCTGGCGGGATTCGTTACCTGCCGACTCAGGCAGGCAATCGTCCGCCGTCACGTAAGAGCAAAATACAGTGAGCACAACGAGAGCTGCGATTCGATGGGGCATGTCAAATCTCGCGTTTGAGGTGTCGACGAACGGCGGCGATGTGCGGGCGGCGAAGGGTGATTGAACCAGTTTGCAAAAACGATGCCGCCGCTCCGTCACCATCGCATGGTTCGTCGGTACCTGCAGCGGATTCAGCGTAACCACCCCATCAGCCCGAGCACTTCGTGAGTCACAGCGTCGGGGGCGATCCCAAATCCAGCGAGCAGATTGACCGATTTCGTTTTGCTCGCCACCACACCAAGCAATAGGTGCTCCGTTCCGATGTGCCTGTGATGCATTCGGTCGGCACCTGCGAGTGCTTCAGTGAATACGACAGGAACGTCGTCATCGATCCCGAGTGGTGAGCTGCAATGGACGCGGTTCCGACCAGCTAAGCGTCTTCGCAATTCGAATTCGGGCAATTCAAGATGCGAAAGCACGTTGGCGGCTACACTAAAGCCGTCGACGAGATAAAGTCCAAGCAGAATATGGCACGAATCCACGCACGAGTCGCCAAATTCATCGGCAGCACCGACCGCATGTTGGACGGCGGTTTGGGCATGGTCAGTCGTACGGTCAGATCGCCCGAGAGCGAGAATATCACGGACACGCTGGTCCATCGTCTATCTTTTGATTCATGAGTAGGGATTGGGAGTGAGCCTAGTCCGACGAACTTATGTTTCTACGGGAGGACAGGGTGAGAATAAGTCGTTTTGGGGTGTTCTCACCGCTTGTTCGACTTGTTCTCACGCAGCACCCCCTCTTCGGAGCGGGCTGTCCGTCGCGTTATTCTCCCCCACCGCCGGGCCAGCGTCAAGCTTATTCTCACCTACGGCATGACTCTGACGAGGGGGAATTCCCACGGCTTGAAACCCAGGCATGCTAGCATCAACCTTGTTCGTCAGAGAATCATCAAAATGATTGCTGGCTCAGGGCGCTCCAACGACCAATT from Novipirellula caenicola includes the following:
- a CDS encoding DUF4145 domain-containing protein, whose translation is MKIKATLSQETSAGKPTLVCPQCGNTGTFDELGKDLKINNEYSCGQRRCPSSSCRGHVFVVFDKRNAVATYPPVRLTFDSENVPASVKESLEEAIDCHSAHAFIAAAIMLRRTLEKICDDRGATGNNLKARIKDLESKIVLPRELIDAMDELRLLGNDAAHIEARTFAEISEQELAVAFEFTKEIIKGLYQYSSLLERLRSLKASDAKG
- a CDS encoding Clp protease N-terminal domain-containing protein, yielding MDQRVRDILALGRSDRTTDHAQTAVQHAVGAADEFGDSCVDSCHILLGLYLVDGFSVAANVLSHLELPEFELRRRLAGRNRVHCSSPLGIDDDVPVVFTEALAGADRMHHRHIGTEHLLLGVVASKTKSVNLLAGFGIAPDAVTHEVLGLMGWLR